Genomic DNA from Oryza sativa Japonica Group chromosome 5, ASM3414082v1:
ACGGCTTTATACTCATACAAACAATACCTGCTGCATGGAGTTCTGCTACTCCACGAGCAATATCTGCTCCATATCTGCAAAACTCACGCTCGGGAAAAATATAATCAGAAGATATAAAGACTTGAGTAAACAAAAGGGAAGGTCAAACATAATCAGACTGAACAAAAGGGAAGGTCAAACATAATTAGACTGATGAAAAAACTAAATCCTTTTGATGTGCTCAAGAATAATAACAACAGTATACTAGGAAAAATGAGGTGGCAATTCTTATAATGGAAAAATAAGTAAAGAAATTGGCATGCTGACAAAATAAGTTATTTTTTCCCTATGTATGGCATGGGCTATTTCATGCACTTAGTACAGAAGCAATTCGCGCCATGTAGCTACCAGACAAAAGAGAAATCTGAGTTCAGAATTTTATGAGTTATGAGTCATGGACACTTGTGATTGTATATCACATTCTATTAGACAACTACAGTTCACAAAGTTCCACCAAACTATAACAGAAATACAGGATGCTCAGAAATTAATTTGCATCGTTAGTTTGACAATGTGCTGATGAACTTTGACCCACATTTGTATTGGCATTCGCATCAAATGCTACCAGAGTGTGTTGAGACAAAGTGCTTCTTGTTAGTAAAGCTAACTAGCCCGATTCGGCCATTAACTTATGTGGCACCAAACTCCCTTCTTCAAAAAGAGTAAAAACATGTATCAAATTGTTTAGATCACAGGATAATCATTTCTTATTCTTTTTAACCCATGGACTAATGGTACAGTTATTTGATATCCGTTGCAGCACACAGTGAGTGTGCTATTATAGTAAGAAACTCTACATCAGGTAAACACAAATGAGTGGCCCACACTATTCCACTGCACAGAAGTATTCAACAGATCTTTGGAAACTAAAGTTTGAGTTGAGAGGAACAGAATTAATGCAGCAGTGAACAACCATCTTTGCTCCAATCCCTCCATTCTAACAGCCATATGAGTTATATCTTTTATGGAGAAATGTCCAGGGTGCCAAATATTACAGATATGAACCAGAAAGTGTTGGCATTTCATTCGTCGCCGTCACGAACCTCACAATATTCTAGGAATTATAATTTTGGGAATAAACGATTGCACATTGTATAGTACAAATTCATAGCACATACAAGTGATCATTTTGTTCACAAATTAAAGAGAACTCAAGCTCCACATGTAGAATGATTGATGTGTGTTAAATCAACAAACCAATTGCAAAACAAAACTATGTTATTCACTGGACACTGAACTTCCTGAGCAGCCTGGCTTGAATTTTAATCGTAGTACAAAGAGTGATCTTTCATTCCTCCAAGCACTAAGTGTGATAATTGTTAATAATAGACCTAAGCACTATGTCACAACACAACAAAAGATGCAGGACAGATGGAATAACAAAGCTGCCGACAATCACCCAAACATTGCCGAACACGTACAAATACTACAAACTCATTGAGATCAAATTTGGCACTACTAATCGCAAAAACCGCTTTCCACGTCAGTACTCAAACTACAACATTTTCCACCTTTTATGATCCTTCTAGCTAGACATGCAGCTTAGCGAACCACCATTGAAACCCCATGCATTTGAACACATACAGTTAGCGGACAAACTGTCGTATAGCGCCCCAGCTCAACTGTATTTTTAGGGTTATCATTTTCGGCGATCGATAGTTTGATAGCAGCAACTATAACCATACATGACTGCAGCAAATATAACCACGCAAATAAAACTTAGTATCCATGTTTAGATGCAATGCCACACCTGAGGATCTGCTCCAACGTTAGGCGACCGCCATTCTGCCGCATTTCTGTCTGCACAGACCCCGCGTACCGATCCATCACGAAGCAGAGGTGCCCGCCGACCCTCACAGCACCATGGAACGTGGTAACATTCCGGCACCACGTCGCGGCGCGCCTCAGCCGCTCCACCTCCTCCTGAACGCCCTCAAGCACATCCCCCGCGGTCACGGGCACCCTCTTCACCGCCACCGGATGCTTACACCTCTTggccccacctcccccaccaccaCGAGACAGCGTGCCGGACCACACCTCCTGCCCCGCGGGGCCCGGCGGCCCGCTCCCGATGCGGCGGGCGAGCTTGAGGTCCGGATGCGAGGCGAGGTCGAACGAGGCGCAGCCCGCGGGCTgcagcgacggcgccgccgcccccgcccccgcccccgcggcGGAGGATCGGcggctgggccggccgaagaagtcgtcgtcgtcgtcgtcggagccgTCGGAGGAAGAGCCGCCGGAGTCGGAGTGGAGGAACGAGGGCGACGACGGGGACGACGACAGCAGCGAGAGGATGGGGAAGTTCTTCCGCAGCGCGGAGACGGAGTTGCCGACGGCGGTGGGGTGGCGGCACCGCGGGCACGCCAGCACGGCGCCCGCGGCGTTGGCGAGCATCCGGGCGAGGCACGCGCGGCAGAAGCCATGGCCGCAGTggagcagcagcggcgcgcgctcctcctcgtcgtacCGCACGTGGCACAGCGAGCAGCACGGCACCCGcatcgcggcgcggcgcggcgctgccCTAGCtagggcgcggcgcggcgcgtcgGGGAGGAGAGAAGGGGTAGATCTGggggggcggtggtggtggggagcggcggtggggaggggaggggggggttTGGGAAGGAGGAATGGGATTTTTTGATGGGGGGgttggtgatgatgatgatgatgatgatgatgatgatgcggTGGGAGCCTAGGAGGGACGACAAGCAAGGCTCTCTCCTCTTCGCTcttgggaggggaggggtgtGCGGTGGTGTGTTGGCCGTTTCTACTTTCTGTTCCGGTTTTGTCGAGTGTTCTCGCCTTCTCGGGGGGATTTTGGGCGATGTTGGAATAAGTTCTCCTCTTTGGTTTGGGATTTAGTACTTGAgtcatgttcactttgatgtcattttcaaccttaccaaattttaataaagttatcaaaaaagtggctacatttaatttgctgtcaaattttggtaactatataagaaatcctgtcttgccaaaattttggcaactatattaaaattttggtaatgtcaaaatttagtaaggttttttttggcatcaaagtgaacaggtccTTGGTTAGTGTGAATGAATAACTAAAAGCAACTTTGTTAtgttctcttttttattttcttttttttggcgaGCTAACTTGCCACACCGATCAAGAAAGGGCTGAGCTGACGGATAGACCGGTTTGGAGCTTGCTTGTCCTAGATGTGCTTCCCCGCAACGTGCCCGTACACGCTATATGTAGTTTCAGTGATatgctaacttttttttttaccgatcGTTTGGTCCACGGAGTGATATGATTCTCTTTGTTGGTTAGATAGGTATAATGGTCAAATAGGCAAGATGTTGTTTtgataattattttttccaATGTATGGCCTCATCCTTTGCCCTACGGCTTATAAGctaaagccaaaatttaaattttaaaacttgattttgaatttgattttgattctATTTTAACATAGTTTTTTTCAACTTTGGCTTTTCAATCGGTAAGAACaatatataaaacttttactcGCATATTATTTCTTAATCGTTAAGAGCAagcttaatagtatagctaactactagctccaaatcttctatagccaatgtaatagacaattcatacaatagctgcttactacactattaatacttagtcccacctgtcatacacatattacgtcttggagtccgtgttgcagctggctacagatctgtagcccgcttcccttatctctcttcttttatatttttaaaatatgtttatagctagcttatagtctgctattgtacctgctctaataagCCGTTATGGCTTATAATAAGACTAGACCAACCGATGGGGACCGTAGTTATTGTAAGTATAGGAGTAAAGCCAGGTATAGTATTTTCaaacttgagaaaaaaaatgtaaaaaaaacgtactactaaggttgtgttcggttctatgggttgggaacccatctcgcacgcacgtaaaacggagcggtctattagcgcgtgattaattaagtattagtagccttttttcaaaaatggatcaatatgattttttaagcaacttctgtatataaactttttgcaaaaaaaatgcatcatttagcagtttaaaaagcgtgcgcacggaacACGAGGAAGAGGAGTTGGGAACATCcggtgccgaacacagcctaagtgtgTGGGCGCTACCATCAATCGTGAAAATTGTCTCCACCTATTGTAACGCACAGATATTTTTCTAgtacaataaaaataaaaatatcttgTTTGTGGCTTAGCTTTACCGTATCTTATATTCGGATGAGTAAACTATACCGACTATCCTTAAACTTTTATATGCATATTAGAGCCCATAATCTAGCTTGGGCTACTAGGTCATTTTAAAACTAGTCCATGCACATGCATGTTCGATAAGAAAGCATGCCAAAATACACCATATGAGACGAAAACATGTAACTGTAACAATGAAGTTTTATACTAGGTTTACTGTAGCGATCTACAAATAAGGTTGAACAGCAAAAACAACAAAATACTATAAACCGGCTATAAAATTAAGTTCTGAAATTTAAATTGTCTACTGCTTATTTAGGTTTATACTACTTCTGTTCTCATTTACTTATAATTGCTTACCACAAAAGTTATTTGCAAATACTTGTCACTACACGGATCCCAAAGCAAAATTTTCCATTTCACCTTTAGAATTAATAATTCCATTCCACTCAGTCATACTTATTGTTTCTAGAGAGTACTCAACTATATTGATGATTAGATAGCAAAAATCCGACAAAACCCCCTTATGTGAATTTGGCTGGGGAGGCTAGTCACGTGTAAACAATATAGAAACGAAAGAACCGATGAGTTCATTAGGATGTATACAAGCTCGGAGGTACAATACCCTATTCTTATTATTTGTAGGATTACCCCTATCTGTTATGAGGATCTTACAAGTCTATTGATTACTCAAAATAGTTATGCTTCCTCTCTTCTGGATTTCCTAAGAACCACACAAAATATGATAAAGTCTCTTTTCTCTCACTTCCAACCCTCCTCGCTTGTCCTGGTTCTCCCCATATATCTTCACCAGGGAACACCTGATGATCAAAGCTCGAGGAAAGATATTGTTTTTCTTTACTAAAGGAAATATATTGTTCGTATCGGGATCAAATATGGTAAGTCTTGCCAGGATCTCCTCTCATTGCCCACCCCGCTGCCCTTGGGTATGCCTTGGCGGGGTCCACCATGAACGGGATATGGTGAGAACTCACCACGATACCTAGCTCAATCCATCGTGGCCTCGGGTAGCCCGAGTAGGGCTCGATACAAGTAGCGTGTGGCGGTGGCTTGCCATGCACCCCTACTCAATCCATGCAAGCATGCGAGGAATAGGGTTCTTCACACATTGTTGGTCATAGGGGCCCACCTATCAATGTTTGGTGAATGGCAGTTAAAGGGTAGGGATCCCGACGGGGTTATGATAGTCAACCACTCTCTCCCAGTTCCCCACACTCGTGTAGGCATACATGGTTAAAGTAATGGGCGACAATTGCAACAGTTGCCGCCATGTCTTTCACGCGCCTTGCTACGGGGTAGACATCCGTCTTGTCGCTAATAAATCATATGATGTCATGGGCCCGAGACATCTCGGGCTACGTTGTTTCATGTCTCTGTTATATAAATGGCCACAGGCTACCTCGGGGCCCTTGCGAAAAATATTCACGCGCTGTAAGGTTATTTTTTGAAAGCATGGGCAATCCCTTGAGGGCCACCCTTTAGCACTTTGAGGTGGATTCATGTGTCATCTTTGATCGGCTATATGTTTAAGTAATTATAGTAAGGGTCAAATTATCATCTTCTATAAAAGTTATGAttccctatttttttttctccctagTCAATAATAGCAAATGAAGAAAactagtacttcctccatttcacaatgtaagtcattctagcatttcccagattcattaacattaatataaatgtagaaaatgatagaatgacttacattgtgaaatggagggagcaaTACATATGCAGTATGATGCTGAATATCAATTATTTGCCTTTGTTAGTTATACTTTATAAGACTTGTTAGTTTCTACTTTATGAGATTATTACTGTTTTAGTTGTTTTAGCTGGCTGATTACAAGATATAAGTATCATCAACAGAACAATACACGCAAAATCCACACGATACCCTCGTGTCGTGCCTACCTTGGATCTAATCTAAAGCCCGGATCAAAACCAAGCCAAAAGCCTAGTGAGCCCAGCTCGCTCCCGTTGATCCGGTGAGCGAGCCCTAATACTTCCAGAAGCTCCTCTTCTTCGCCGTGCCGAACACTCGAATCGCATCGCATCGCACCACAAACCCTCCCCCCCGACCAGAAAGCCAAGAAAGAAACCTTTCTTCgtcggtctctctctctctctgcccatGGACTTCTCGGAGCAGGACGTCGAAATCTTCGGCGAGGACTACGACGACGccgaggccgacggcggcggcggcggcggtgcctcgtccggctcctcctccccgtcctcatcctcctcgtcgtccgccgccgggtcctcctcctcctccagcggcgcctccagcagcagcggcgggggcgggggtgggggcgaggacgaggacggggtCGACCAGGGGGACGCCAGGGGGTACGACGACGACCCGTTCGACGGCGCGCCCGCGAGGGCCGCCGGTGGGTACGGTGACGAGGAGAGGGGCGAGGGtgatgcggaggaggaggaggaggaggaggagagggatttGTTCGGCTCTGACAACGAGGATTACGTCAAGACCCCCGCGCGTAGCAACTACCTAGTCCCAGGTCCGCCTCTAATATTTGCTAAATTATCGTGCACATTTTGGGTGACAATGATCAGTCTCTAAGCATGTCTAATCAGTAGAATTAATTAGGGCATTTTTACAAAATCCAACCCAGTTCTTTTGGTTGCGGGTAAGCTGATCGTAGGGTTTAGGGGATTCAGTGAGCATGTAGAAAATTGCGGGTTTCACATGTATGTATGATGAATTATTCTTGTTCTGGACTTTTTAATTCTTCCTTCCACTTTCGATAGGCATATGATACGCACAATGTGTCTTATAAAGTAACAGTACATCATGGCTACTGTCTTCTGCTTGCAACTCACTTTTAAATCGCAAGAGATGTTTTACAACACCATCAAGCATAATTGTTGGAGAGTAGCCATTGAACACTGCCTAACGATAAGTGTTAGGGGCTATTGGATTAGCTGATAGTTACATTGCACTATGCTAGTATGTTAATCTCCCGTTTTGATTATAGGTAGACTACAGTTGAATAACATCTATCTGCAAACGAATTTGAAGTATAATTGAAGTGAACTCTGCAGTAGATTACAGTTATGAAGAATACTGCATCTGATCTGATTTCCTCTGTAGAACAATTTTTTTCACATTCTTCTCAATCTGCCATCTAACTAGAAACATAGAAGTTTGAACTTTGAAAGATCAAAGTTGATAATAAAACATGCATAATTTATTGAAAACCTTCAATATATGCTAATCATATTTGTGATAGGAAGCTCCCTAAAATCAATACGCTATTTGTGATGATTTAGTGCTGGAAGGAATGGAGATCATGCTAATGCTTTATGTGTAACAACTTGATATCTATTGTTGGCATACATTTTATCAATCTACTAGGTCCATTAGTGATTGGTAATGCCCATGCTTGTGGTAAAGATTGTAACTGGGTTATTTTACTGGCTATACGCTTGATATGTTGGTGCGGGGCTTGGGGCAGCTAGCActttaaaatgtttgaattaTCTAGGAGGGAAGGTTGAGCTTCAACACTATATTTCATTCCATGCCTTCCCTTATAGTGCTACCCTCAATACGGAACACCAACAATCATTCTCGGGGAGGATATGGGGGGCGGAATGGCAGAGGTCCACCTCTTCTTCCAAGGCCAGGAGGCCATCCAGGACGGCATAACTTTGGATATGGTGGGAGGTTTTCGCATGGAAATGGGCGTAATGTTGAAGGTTTTGTTTCAGAAATGAAGCTTAATAAGAGTGAAGAAACTTTATCTAGGAAGTTTGTTGCTTTTCAGGAGGTGAGTAATGATACCATATTCTTTTGATTTTTATATATTATCTCTGGTATCTATGTATCCAAATCCTTTCCTATTCATGCAGCCTTCTGAGATTGCATGCTACAGCCGTATTGAGGGTGGGGATGTATATTTTGATGACCGCAGCTTGGTAAGATCACAGAATTGCTCACGATCAATTTCACTTTCCCTTTAGTTCGCCATTTCCTTAAAGTCTGTCTATGTAGTATTACAGAAAAGTATTGTTATAAATTTGCTGCTGTACTAAACATACTGTTATTTTAGAGGCTCTTCAAACGTAACATTTGCGACTATGTTGGTGAAAATCTCAATAAAGGATTTGAATCTTTTATAGAGAAAAGAGGTAATTCCATCAAAAACTCATGTTTTCTGTTTTTATGTtctggagtactccctccgtcccataaaaggCAAACCTTGTAcgagatgtgacacatcctaggagacatgtccaaattcatagtactaggatgtgtcgcATTCCGTACTAGGTTTGtcttttatgggacggagggagtagttgataTAAAGAGTACTGTTAAATGTAGAAATTGTTCTTATCTCTGGTATTGCAAACTTCTGTTTCAATCATCCTGGATTAACTTGTCCACATTTATAGAAAGTTCATGACAGCATGGCACCTTCCACTAATTTTACTTGGATAATTTATTCTTCCTTAAAAAATGGCATGAGAGAAAATACATAACTACTAATTAGAGGTTCTAATTATTTCTCATAGAGCCAAAAGagaaatgaaataaattattgGAACTAATTAACCcagaagttctttttttttttttggaatgagTTGAATCCTACATGTGGATCCAGATAAACAGTAGTTCTGTTATTTGGAAGTTGTTCTTtccttttgaatttattttcatTCAAGGGGACTGTTTCATGACGAATGTGGTTTAATTGTCAATATCAGATTTGGGTTCAGAAGGATTTGGTGATCTTCTTGCATGCATAAGAAATTCAACTGTACCTCTTCAGAACATACATTTTGTGGTAAAATGCTGCTGTCAACCTTCCGTTTTCTATTTTAGTACTCTATGCATGGCACGCTGATCATGTATGATGCTCTTCTTGCAGACATACCGCAACAATCTTAACAAGGTATGATCCTTCTAGTTCGAACTATCTAAAACAAACTCTGTCTTCCCCTCATTTTTGTAGCATATACCACTCGTTTTGTTCAATATGCTTGTATGTTTATAGATCGATATAACAACTAATATTGTTACCAGATATTGGCCACGGCTTATCTAAGAGAACCATGGAAGATGGGTGTGCACAAAAGAAATGGTGTTGTATACCTGGACGTCCATAAGCTCCCCGAAAGACCACAAAGTGAGGTTGAACGCCGGAGGTGATTCTCTTTCTCTGAATGCTTCATTAAGTTGATGTATATGGTGATGGTAATACTGTTAGTGATGCTCGTTAAACGCATTTATGTTGGGTGATAGAAAAAGTTGATATCTGGTATGGTAAATATATTAATGGCCTTAGTTTATACTTTATACGTGAATTGTCCTATAGAGATTCTACTTTCACAAGAAAGATAAATGGAGATTCTCTTTTGAAAAGTGTTCCTGTTTATCCACCATCAGTTATTTATATCACAAGGATATCTTGTCcaattttatttctttatgCTGTTTTAATTCACTGGCAAACTGATGTAACAAGACATGCGTAACTGTTAGATTCCCTGGGAAGTTTGACACATGAGATTAGCTGTATCTTCACTCTTGCTCTGTGCATGTATCATGTTGCCTTAATGTTTAtagtcaattaatcatatgctcaGTGTTGTTATTATCGTTACATGGGAAGAATCTGAACCATAATACTTTTTTTGTGTGCCTTGTCTTTATCTCTATATTTACTCTCAGATGTTATTGGGGATATTCTTTTGAAAATCTTGCAACTGAGAATTCCATTGATGAGGATGGAAGAGGTATTGATGCAAATGTAGAGTTCTGTGCTGTAATAAAAACGAAATTGGGTGCACATCGTATTATCATGGGTGCTGAGATGGACTGCTGTGACGCAACTGATGATGGTAGGCGGTTCTACGTGGAGTTGAAAACAAGCAGAGAGGTTagcattactttttttttttgtgatttgctTTAGTTTGGGTACCACATTTATTTGAAATACTCAGTTTTTGAGCCTCTGGCGTGTAACAGCTGGAGTACCATACAGTGGAAAAATTTGAGAAAGAGAAGTTGCTTCGATTCTGGGTAAAATTTTAGTCCTGCTGTATTTCTTATTCTCCATTCAATTCAATATCATTTGTAACTTACTGCTCTGTCCTGCAGTGTGaaagtttattttgtgttgTGGTTCATTCTCTTAGAACTCTTTTTTAATCAATGTCTAACGCTGCTATTTGCTTTTGTTAAGCACTGATAAAAAACACTCAATT
This window encodes:
- the LOC9268788 gene encoding NAD-capped RNA hydrolase DXO1 — its product is MDFSEQDVEIFGEDYDDAEADGGGGGGASSGSSSPSSSSSSSAAGSSSSSSGASSSSGGGGGGGEDEDGVDQGDARGYDDDPFDGAPARAAGGYGDEERGEGDAEEEEEEEERDLFGSDNEDYVKTPARSNYLVPVLPSIRNTNNHSRGGYGGRNGRGPPLLPRPGGHPGRHNFGYGGRFSHGNGRNVEGFVSEMKLNKSEETLSRKFVAFQEPSEIACYSRIEGGDVYFDDRSLRLFKRNICDYVGENLNKGFESFIEKRDLGSEGFGDLLACIRNSTVPLQNIHFVTYRNNLNKILATAYLREPWKMGVHKRNGVVYLDVHKLPERPQSEVERRRCYWGYSFENLATENSIDEDGRGIDANVEFCAVIKTKLGAHRIIMGAEMDCCDATDDGRRFYVELKTSRELEYHTVEKFEKEKLLRFWIQSFIAGVPYVVVGFRNDAGVLIRTERLRTKEITQKVKAKNYWQGGVCLAFADEVLCWLYGTVRENEDYILQFVHPFNRLELLRAQSPCPDAITHHVEQLSGTAG